A window of Daucus carota subsp. sativus chromosome 2, DH1 v3.0, whole genome shotgun sequence genomic DNA:
GAAAGATCTGAAAATTGTTGCCAAGGCGTGGGAATATCTTTCACAGTGGACAGCAGCTCAAAGTAGGTCTTCAGGACCATCACTTCAACCTTCATTTCCAGGTGATGGTGCAATTCTTTGGGTAAAGCCACAATTAAATGAAGTAAAGATATCAGCAGACGCAGCAGTGTTTCAGGACCAGGGCCAGTCAGGTATAGGTCTTATTGCTAGAGACCATCACGGACATCTTCTTTTAGCTCGTACCAGAAGCTTTCCAGCAGTGATAAATCCAAGTTTGGCTGAGGCAATGGCGGTTAAGGAAGCATTAAGTTGGGCCAAAGAAATGCGGGGGAGATCAGTTACTGTTGAATCTGACTGTTTGGTGGTAATTCAAATGATCCGTAGTGCTGCTCCCATGAGATCAAGGGTAGGGCAGGTAATAGAGGAGTGTAGAAAATTGGTTTCTGATATTAACAACTTGAAGTTGCAGTTTGTAAAACGGTCTGCGAATATGTCAGCTCACGAATTAGCACGTGGGTCACATATGTATCCTGATCGTATTTTTGATTGGATTTCTGTTCCGATCAATGTCAAAAAATGTATTCAGAATgatttgatttaataaaatcttgcatttcgtcaaaaaaaaaaaagaagtaaatattaaaaaatatgtataaatatgtATTGAATGCAGATGAGTAAAGTAatatgatgttgaaaacaaaatTCATTCGATTAATAAATGAATTTATCCCGAGATTACATATTCAACTCAAATGTTGATAGATTTAGAAATATTatagtaaattaaaatattttagaataatatttcaaattatttttattgaaaaattgatataaaaatgaaataaacatAGGACAAGAATAAACgtataaatacaaaatatatgatAGATTGATAGTTATATATACGtggtttatatataaatatcatgtaCTCATATTGCTCGAATTATTCATAAACAAACTCATATTTgactcatttatttatatattgttttgacTAATTTgatttagagcatctctaagGGCTAAGACCTGTTAGGTAAAATATCTATGTGTCATCTGAGTGGCACTTTTAGatgatatgtaaaaaaaatactcTCCAACCATCACCTTTTAGCAAAAGAAATATAGATAATTATGTTTGATTCAATAGATTTGTTGAACTAGGAAAgctattatgtatatttttaatttgacataattatacataatccCATTGGAGTGTTTTTCTCAAGTGTTAGCAAAAAACTTGTATAAACAATTTACATAACCATTATAactaacaaatttaaaaaacatcTTTGGAAATGTTCGATATTCTCGAGATGAGTTGGAGTCGAAATCCATAACTGACCATCAGTGGATAAAAGCTAAATTCTATAGGTAATCATGGATTTGACCTCACCGGACTAACCGCTAAAGGCTTCAGGTACCCAGCCCGAGCCCAGTTCATCAGAATTCAGAAAACCTACTCAAACACCGCTGCATGGTTAACAGTAGACCTGACAAtttggtacacgacacgaacacGATACGAAAAGTTTGGATTTGGTTTTCAATATTTTGTACACGAAAGTACATGAATACGAAAAGTACATGTTACTATTAGTGTCGGGTTCGGTTTTTGATATAAGTACacgaac
This region includes:
- the LOC108205898 gene encoding uncharacterized protein LOC108205898, with product MVEGQNGRTGQRWKDLKIVAKAWEYLSQWTAAQSRSSGPSLQPSFPGDGAILWVKPQLNEVKISADAAVFQDQGQSGIGLIARDHHGHLLLARTRSFPAVINPSLAEAMAVKEALSWAKEMRGRSVTVESDCLVVIQMIRSAAPMRSRVGQVIEECRKLVSDINNLKLQFVKRSANMSAHELARGSHMYPDRIFDWISVPINVKKCIQNDLI